The following proteins come from a genomic window of Triticum aestivum cultivar Chinese Spring chromosome 6A, IWGSC CS RefSeq v2.1, whole genome shotgun sequence:
- the LOC123130291 gene encoding uncharacterized protein, translating to MSAMTFYIFASLMGLWTGTAMALEGDIFKLAGEVAAILPAPVRKTVGALARSSPARTASDALVGLFLGMVCVMYTATFLYVVAVRACGGNCSLACVLCEISDRSETLSLLLLAPAVALFFLRAAGCRSLEVADFNQRPSVLERLQSTSPLILVAAFLLAIISLNLQSPQISEILGVAAMFFAHLFFIRFYIRAAQALWRMNRRSAIDMVAE from the exons ATGTCCGCCATGACTTTCTATATCTTTGCTTCCTTGATGGGCCTGTGGACAGGGACGGCCATGGCTCTCGAAGGAGACATCTTCAAGTTAGCCGGCGAAGTAGCGGCCATTTTGCCGGCGCCGGTGAGGAAGACCGTGGGGGCACTGGCGCGAAGCAGCCCTGCCCGTACCGCCTCCGATGCCCTGGTAGGTCTCTTTCTGGGCATGGTCTGCGTGATGTACACGGCCACGTTCTTGTACGTCGTCGCGGTCCGAGCCTGCGGCGGGAACTGCTCCTTGGCCTGCGTCCTGTGTGAGATCTCGGACCGTTCCGAGACGCTCTCCCTGCTTCTCTTAGCGCCGGCGGTTGCGCTCTTCTTCCTTCGCGCCGCCGGCTGCAGGAGCCTCGAG GTCGCGGATTTCAATCAGCGGCCTTCAGTCCTTGAACGCCTTCAGTCCACGTCGCCGCTAATCTTGGTTGCAGCGTTTTTGCTTGCAATCATCTCTTTGAATCTTCAGTCTCCGCAGATCTCTGAGATTCTAGGCGTTGCGGCTATGTTCTTCGCGCACCTATTTTTCATCCGCTTCTACATCCGTGCTGCACAGGCGCTGTGGAGGATGAATCGCAGGTCGGCAATTGACATGGTGGCAGAGTAG